The Sphingopyxis fribergensis genome contains a region encoding:
- the rpmE gene encoding 50S ribosomal protein L31 → MKNDIHPDYHMITVKMTDGTEYQTRSTWGKEGDTMTLEIDPTAHPAWTGGSGRMLDAAGQVAKFNKRFGGLTLKR, encoded by the coding sequence ATGAAGAACGACATTCACCCCGACTATCACATGATCACGGTCAAGATGACCGATGGCACCGAATATCAGACGCGCTCGACCTGGGGCAAAGAGGGCGACACGATGACGCTCGAAATCGACCCCACCGCGCATCCGGCATGGACCGGCGGCAGCGGCCGCATGCTCGACGCCGCGGGCCAGGTCGCGAAGTTCAACAAGCGTTTTGGTGGTCTCACCCTCAAGCGCTAA
- the fabZ gene encoding 3-hydroxyacyl-ACP dehydratase FabZ codes for MSDGENGTGAMGPVDIRRILTLLPHRYPMLLVDRVVSMVKDTSIHAVKAVTMNEPFFQGHFPGRPIMPGVLIVEALAQAGGILAVESLGLGGSGKLVYFMGIDGVKFRKPVEPGVLLDLHVTILQAKRNICKFEGKAMLGGQLATECQFTAMIADPPSD; via the coding sequence ATGTCGGACGGGGAAAACGGGACAGGGGCAATGGGGCCGGTGGATATCCGCCGGATCCTGACGCTGCTGCCGCATCGTTATCCGATGCTGCTCGTCGACCGGGTGGTTTCGATGGTGAAGGACACCTCGATCCACGCGGTCAAGGCGGTGACGATGAACGAGCCCTTTTTCCAGGGGCATTTCCCCGGTCGGCCGATCATGCCCGGCGTCCTCATCGTCGAGGCGCTGGCGCAGGCCGGCGGCATATTGGCGGTCGAATCCTTGGGCCTCGGCGGTTCGGGCAAGCTCGTCTATTTCATGGGCATCGACGGGGTGAAATTCCGCAAGCCCGTCGAACCCGGCGTATTGCTCGACCTCCACGTCACCATCCTTCAGGCGAAGCGGAATATCTGCAAGTTCGAAGGCAAGGCGATGCTGGGCGGCCAGCTGGCGACCGAATGCCAGTTCACGGCAATGATTGCGGATCCGCCGAGCGACTGA
- a CDS encoding OmpH family outer membrane protein, whose protein sequence is MKKILVASALAVATLSVSPIMSAPAIAQAKGVAVADVRVAAARSNAFQTASTQIETTYKAQIDQQQSRGQTLQAEINVLIAKYNEESKKTPQNQAALQAAAKAVQDKRQAAQTELGQIGAPVDLAIAYVEDQISVRMNEAIKAAMTAKKVDLLVNPEAVIARENNVDITDAVVAELNRILPTVSTAVPAGYQAGQLVQQRNQQLMDQARAAQGTRPATPAPTGTAPTTR, encoded by the coding sequence ATGAAGAAAATCCTTGTCGCCTCGGCGCTGGCGGTTGCCACGCTGTCGGTCTCGCCCATCATGTCGGCTCCGGCCATCGCGCAGGCCAAGGGGGTCGCCGTCGCCGACGTCCGCGTCGCCGCCGCCCGATCGAACGCGTTCCAGACCGCGTCGACCCAGATCGAAACGACCTACAAGGCGCAGATCGACCAGCAGCAGTCGCGCGGCCAGACGTTGCAGGCTGAAATCAACGTCCTGATCGCCAAATATAACGAGGAATCGAAAAAGACCCCGCAGAACCAGGCGGCGCTGCAGGCAGCTGCCAAGGCCGTCCAGGACAAGCGTCAGGCCGCGCAGACCGAACTCGGTCAGATCGGCGCACCCGTCGACCTCGCCATCGCTTATGTCGAGGACCAGATCAGCGTTCGCATGAACGAGGCGATCAAGGCCGCGATGACCGCGAAAAAGGTCGACCTGCTCGTCAACCCCGAAGCCGTGATCGCGCGCGAAAACAATGTCGACATCACTGACGCGGTGGTTGCCGAACTCAACCGCATCCTCCCGACCGTGTCGACCGCAGTTCCCGCGGGCTATCAGGCCGGCCAGCTCGTCCAGCAGCGCAACCAGCAGTTGATGGACCAGGCGCGCGCCGCGCAGGGTACGCGTCCGGCGACCCCGGCACCGACCGGCACCGCACCGACGACCCGCTAA
- the bamA gene encoding outer membrane protein assembly factor BamA, which yields MNSVASHKFLGRTQLSVVLLAGTMLATPVAAQQASPPPVPAPTVPAPAPEAAPTATTVQSITVVGNQRLEAQTILSYLRLRVGQQYDRAVLDQALKDLAATELFKDFQITDNAGALTIQVAENPVINRVILEGNKRLKEDKIRPEIKLAPRQIFTRSKVRADVARIIELYKRQGRFAATVEPKMVSLDQNRVDVVFEINEGPKSKVRQINIIGNEKFSDGDLKDEMATKQASLMTILSSNTSYDPDRLAYDQQKLRLFYLTNGYADFRVISAVAELTSNKQDFIITYVVEEGERYKFGDVDVKSEIRDFQPEMLKKLLPMKTGDWYDAKQVEDTVESLSETAGLFGYAFADINPEFRRDPETRTMAITFNVAESPRTYVERIDVNGNTLTHDKVVRREFRLNEGDAFNSFGVKRTENRINSLGYFQENLEIERKEGSAPDRIILETNVEEKPTGELSLSAGFSSIENFLLQASIRQRNFRGLGQQLQASVNYSSYSKSIELGFTEPYLFDRNISVGGSIYRRDLNSFNFINNDRRTTFQQVTTGLQLNAGVPLTEFMSFFARYSINFDDVTLDRGIYYFGDECDPLVAGRYLCDALGNRTTSLLGYTLAYDDRDNRLRPTRGQSLSLSQDFAGLGGSVKYVRTRLNGSKHFNLGSRFILNLSAEGGYIYPFGGRPTPTSDKVRLTDRFFLGEPQMRGFDIRGVGPRVIRYGVDNSDPANPIVVTDGDSDRGQIDDALGGRAYYQGRIELDIPLGTGAKEMGLRPSIFVDVGSVFSVRRPQLTTLANFRETDPNAPGFGLTKSLCRNANTGVTQFATETFTTPEGGVPSGTGQYTTCPTDFSRLDPFEERFFGDTWMPRVSIGAGVNWNSPFGPFRIDFAYALRKEEGDDTKRFSFNVGTQF from the coding sequence ATGAACAGCGTGGCTTCACACAAATTCTTGGGCCGGACGCAGCTGTCGGTGGTTCTTTTGGCCGGCACGATGCTTGCGACGCCTGTGGCGGCGCAGCAGGCTTCACCGCCGCCAGTCCCCGCTCCGACCGTTCCGGCTCCGGCTCCCGAAGCGGCTCCGACCGCGACGACGGTCCAGTCGATCACCGTTGTCGGCAACCAACGGCTCGAGGCGCAGACGATCCTGTCGTATCTGCGCCTGCGCGTCGGTCAGCAATATGACCGCGCGGTGCTCGATCAGGCGCTGAAAGACCTCGCCGCGACCGAACTCTTCAAGGATTTCCAGATCACCGACAATGCCGGTGCGCTGACGATCCAGGTCGCTGAAAATCCGGTGATCAACCGCGTGATCCTCGAGGGCAACAAGCGCCTGAAGGAAGACAAGATCCGGCCCGAGATCAAGCTCGCGCCGCGCCAGATATTCACCCGCTCGAAAGTCCGCGCTGACGTTGCGCGCATCATCGAACTCTACAAGCGTCAGGGCCGCTTCGCCGCGACGGTCGAGCCCAAGATGGTGTCGCTCGACCAGAACCGCGTCGACGTCGTGTTCGAAATCAACGAAGGGCCGAAGTCGAAGGTCCGCCAGATCAACATCATCGGCAACGAAAAGTTCAGCGACGGCGATCTCAAGGACGAGATGGCGACGAAGCAGGCGAGCCTGATGACGATCCTGTCGTCGAACACCAGCTACGACCCCGACCGCCTCGCTTATGACCAGCAAAAGCTGCGCCTCTTCTACCTGACCAACGGTTATGCCGATTTCCGCGTGATTTCGGCGGTGGCGGAGCTGACGAGCAACAAGCAGGACTTCATCATCACCTATGTGGTCGAGGAAGGCGAACGCTACAAGTTCGGCGACGTAGACGTGAAGAGCGAAATTCGCGACTTCCAGCCCGAAATGCTGAAAAAGCTGCTGCCGATGAAGACCGGCGACTGGTATGACGCCAAGCAGGTCGAGGACACGGTCGAGAGCCTGAGCGAAACCGCGGGCCTGTTCGGCTACGCCTTTGCCGACATCAACCCCGAATTTCGCCGCGACCCCGAAACGCGGACGATGGCGATCACCTTCAATGTCGCCGAAAGCCCGCGTACCTACGTCGAGCGCATCGACGTCAACGGCAACACGCTGACCCACGACAAGGTCGTGCGCCGCGAGTTCCGCCTGAACGAAGGCGACGCCTTCAACAGCTTCGGCGTCAAGCGTACCGAGAACCGTATCAACAGCCTTGGCTATTTCCAGGAAAATCTGGAAATCGAACGCAAGGAAGGCAGCGCCCCCGATCGCATCATCCTCGAAACCAATGTCGAGGAAAAGCCGACCGGCGAACTTTCGCTGTCAGCCGGTTTCTCGTCGATCGAGAATTTCCTGCTCCAGGCGTCGATCCGCCAGCGCAATTTCCGCGGCCTCGGTCAGCAACTCCAGGCGTCGGTCAACTATTCGAGCTATTCGAAGTCGATCGAACTCGGCTTCACCGAACCCTATCTGTTCGACCGCAACATCTCGGTGGGCGGCAGCATCTATCGCCGCGATTTGAACTCGTTCAACTTCATCAATAACGACCGCCGGACGACGTTCCAGCAGGTCACCACCGGCTTGCAGCTCAACGCCGGCGTGCCGCTGACCGAATTCATGTCATTCTTCGCGCGATACAGCATCAACTTCGACGATGTGACGCTTGATAGGGGAATCTATTATTTCGGCGACGAATGCGACCCGCTCGTCGCCGGCCGTTATCTTTGCGACGCGCTTGGCAACCGCACCACGTCGCTGCTCGGCTACACGCTCGCCTATGACGATCGCGACAACCGCCTGCGCCCGACGCGCGGCCAGTCGCTGTCATTGAGCCAGGATTTCGCGGGCCTTGGCGGCAGCGTCAAATATGTCCGCACGCGCCTCAACGGATCGAAGCACTTCAACCTCGGCAGCCGTTTCATCCTCAACCTCTCGGCCGAGGGCGGCTACATCTATCCGTTCGGCGGCCGTCCGACGCCGACCAGCGACAAGGTTCGCCTGACCGACCGCTTCTTCCTCGGCGAGCCGCAGATGCGCGGCTTCGACATTCGCGGCGTCGGCCCCCGTGTCATTCGTTATGGCGTCGATAACAGCGACCCCGCCAATCCGATTGTCGTCACCGACGGCGACAGCGATCGCGGCCAGATCGACGACGCGCTCGGCGGCCGCGCTTATTATCAGGGCCGGATCGAGCTCGATATTCCGCTCGGCACCGGTGCGAAGGAAATGGGGCTTCGTCCGTCGATCTTCGTCGACGTGGGATCGGTGTTCAGCGTCCGCCGGCCGCAGCTGACGACGCTTGCCAATTTCCGGGAAACCGATCCCAATGCGCCCGGTTTCGGCCTCACCAAGTCGCTTTGCCGTAATGCGAACACGGGCGTCACCCAGTTCGCAACGGAAACCTTTACGACGCCGGAGGGCGGCGTTCCGAGCGGCACGGGCCAATACACGACCTGCCCGACCGATTTCTCGCGCCTCGATCCGTTCGAGGAACGCTTCTTTGGTGACACCTGGATGCCGCGCGTGTCGATCGGCGCCGGGGTGAACTGGAACTCTCCTTTCGGTCCCTTCCGGATCGATTTCGCTTACGCCCTTCGCAAAGAAGAGGGCGATGATACCAAACGCTTCTCATTCAATGTAGGAACCCAATTCTAA
- the rseP gene encoding RIP metalloprotease RseP, whose protein sequence is MPDVPIWLYFVAFLAVLGPLVFVHEYGHYIVGRWCGVKAETFSIGFGRKVLGWTDKRGTEWKIGWLPLGGYVQFAGDRDAVSQPDADWQQLPAEQKSHTFPAQPVWKRALIVLAGPVTNFLFAIAIFAMFFMIYGAPQTPPVVSAVAPASAAAEADLRAGDRIAAINGRTMETFEDIRLAVSYELGKPAMLDVERGAERFEVTLRPRIISEKDPFGNKAERAIIGIMPGAPVYTEVGLLTAVRAGAMQTWALVRLTGNILGQFITGQRSVKEMGGPIRIAKQSGEMASLGIVALISFIAFISINLGFINLLPLPMLDGGHLLFYAYEAVRRRPAPPQVQEWAFRFGFAAVVTLMLVVTFNDLGSLGLWDGIARLIG, encoded by the coding sequence ATGCCTGACGTACCCATCTGGCTTTATTTCGTCGCATTCCTCGCCGTGCTGGGGCCGCTCGTGTTCGTGCACGAATATGGCCATTATATCGTCGGTCGCTGGTGCGGGGTGAAGGCGGAAACTTTCTCGATCGGCTTCGGACGCAAGGTCCTTGGCTGGACCGACAAGCGCGGTACCGAATGGAAGATCGGCTGGCTGCCGCTTGGGGGCTATGTCCAGTTCGCGGGCGATCGTGACGCGGTCAGCCAGCCTGACGCTGACTGGCAGCAACTGCCGGCGGAGCAAAAGTCGCACACGTTTCCCGCTCAGCCGGTATGGAAACGCGCGCTGATCGTGCTCGCAGGACCGGTGACCAACTTTCTGTTTGCGATTGCGATTTTCGCAATGTTTTTCATGATCTATGGCGCACCGCAGACGCCGCCAGTGGTCAGTGCGGTCGCGCCAGCGAGCGCTGCTGCCGAAGCCGATTTGCGCGCGGGCGATCGCATCGCTGCCATCAACGGCCGGACGATGGAAACTTTCGAGGATATCCGTCTCGCGGTCAGCTACGAGCTTGGTAAACCGGCCATGCTGGATGTTGAACGCGGCGCGGAACGTTTTGAAGTAACATTACGCCCGCGGATCATTTCGGAAAAGGATCCGTTCGGCAACAAGGCGGAACGGGCGATCATCGGCATCATGCCCGGCGCGCCGGTGTACACGGAGGTCGGTCTCTTGACGGCGGTGCGTGCGGGCGCAATGCAGACTTGGGCATTGGTTCGGTTGACTGGCAATATCCTTGGCCAGTTCATTACCGGCCAGCGTTCGGTCAAGGAAATGGGCGGGCCAATCCGGATCGCAAAACAATCCGGCGAAATGGCGAGCCTGGGGATCGTGGCCCTCATCTCCTTCATCGCCTTCATCTCCATCAATCTGGGGTTCATCAACCTCTTGCCATTGCCCATGCTCGATGGTGGTCACTTGCTCTTCTACGCCTATGAAGCGGTTCGGCGGCGCCCCGCGCCGCCGCAAGTGCAGGAATGGGCGTTTCGATTCGGCTTTGCGGCGGTGGTCACGTTGATGCTGGTCGTAACTTTCAACGATTTGGGCTCATTGGGCCTGTGGGACGGGATCGCGCGCTTGATTGGCTAG
- a CDS encoding 1-deoxy-D-xylulose-5-phosphate reductoisomerase, translating to MTQRRLSLFGATGSVGQSTLDLVRRDGETWQVGVLSAHSDVAELAKLAKEFRPDVAVIADEARHTELKDALAGTGIETAAGADALVEAAQRPTDLVMAAIVGTAGLAPTMAALAAGYDVALANKEALVSAGALMMAVARTSGSTILPVDSEHNAIFQCLAGGRIDQVRRIILTASGGPFRTMSSADMAIVTPAQAVAHPNWSMGAKISVDSATMMNKGLELIEAHHLFPVGLDRIEILVHPQSVIHSLVEYIDCSTLAQLGSPDMRIPISSALAWPQRMATPCAPLDLASIARLDFEAPDEVRFPATALCRAAIAEGGARPAQLNAANEVAVAAFLAGRISFPAIVDTVRRVIDAAAPATPSSLQDIFSVDAASRAAAQQFVDQYEHA from the coding sequence ATGACGCAGCGCCGCCTCTCGCTGTTCGGTGCGACGGGATCGGTCGGGCAATCGACCCTCGATCTCGTGCGCCGCGATGGCGAGACGTGGCAGGTCGGCGTGCTGTCCGCGCACAGCGACGTTGCGGAGCTGGCGAAGCTCGCGAAGGAATTCCGTCCCGACGTCGCGGTGATCGCCGACGAAGCGCGCCACACCGAGTTGAAGGACGCGCTGGCGGGCACCGGGATCGAAACCGCCGCGGGCGCCGATGCGCTCGTGGAAGCCGCACAGCGACCCACCGACCTCGTTATGGCCGCGATCGTCGGCACTGCGGGGCTTGCGCCGACGATGGCGGCGCTGGCCGCCGGCTATGACGTCGCGCTCGCGAACAAGGAAGCGCTGGTTTCCGCGGGCGCGCTGATGATGGCGGTCGCGCGCACGTCCGGTTCGACGATCCTGCCCGTCGACAGCGAGCATAATGCGATCTTCCAGTGCCTCGCGGGCGGACGCATCGATCAGGTGCGGCGGATCATCCTGACCGCAAGCGGCGGCCCGTTCCGCACGATGAGCTCCGCCGACATGGCCATCGTCACCCCGGCACAGGCCGTCGCCCACCCCAATTGGTCGATGGGCGCCAAGATCAGCGTAGATTCGGCGACGATGATGAACAAGGGCCTCGAACTGATCGAGGCGCATCATTTGTTCCCGGTCGGGCTCGACCGCATCGAAATCCTCGTCCACCCGCAATCGGTGATCCACAGCCTCGTCGAATATATCGACTGCTCGACGCTCGCGCAGCTCGGCTCGCCCGACATGCGCATCCCGATCAGCAGCGCGCTCGCCTGGCCGCAGCGGATGGCGACGCCGTGCGCCCCGCTCGACCTCGCCAGCATCGCGCGGCTCGATTTCGAGGCGCCCGACGAGGTGCGTTTCCCCGCGACCGCGCTCTGCCGCGCCGCGATTGCCGAGGGCGGCGCTCGCCCGGCACAGCTCAACGCCGCGAACGAGGTCGCGGTCGCCGCGTTTCTCGCGGGCCGCATTTCCTTCCCCGCGATCGTCGATACGGTGCGCCGCGTGATCGACGCCGCGGCGCCCGCGACTCCGTCATCGCTTCAGGACATATTCAGCGTCGATGCCGCATCCCGCGCGGCTGCCCAGCAATTTGTGGACCAATATGAACATGCCTGA
- a CDS encoding phosphatidate cytidylyltransferase: protein MATAGKSDFWARIASAIVLFAIAGTALWFGGIAFGLLLLVGGALVLVEWFQLVKQMPLGTGARTGLHILGPLLVLGAMAGLWFIRDALGVTAALWVFGMVWATDIGAYFAGRAFGGARLAPKISPSKTWSGLIGGMIAALIASATIGDRAGIVGVPLWIGLFMGLLAQLGDLAQSWMKRRAGVKDSGKLIPGHGGLFDRVDGVLPVALLLGALAFVGQIAVRAAG from the coding sequence ATGGCGACAGCGGGTAAATCGGATTTCTGGGCGCGGATCGCCTCGGCGATCGTCCTGTTTGCGATCGCGGGCACCGCGCTATGGTTTGGCGGCATCGCCTTTGGCCTGCTGCTTCTCGTCGGCGGGGCTCTGGTCCTCGTCGAATGGTTCCAGCTCGTAAAGCAAATGCCGCTCGGCACCGGCGCCCGGACCGGCCTTCATATCCTCGGCCCGCTCCTCGTTCTCGGCGCGATGGCGGGACTGTGGTTCATTCGCGATGCGCTCGGCGTCACCGCGGCGCTGTGGGTTTTCGGCATGGTCTGGGCGACCGATATCGGCGCCTATTTCGCTGGTCGTGCCTTTGGCGGCGCGCGCCTTGCGCCCAAGATCAGCCCCTCTAAAACTTGGTCGGGCCTGATCGGCGGCATGATCGCCGCGCTGATCGCCAGCGCCACGATCGGCGACCGCGCGGGCATTGTCGGCGTGCCGCTGTGGATCGGCCTGTTCATGGGGCTGCTCGCGCAGCTCGGCGACCTCGCGCAAAGCTGGATGAAACGCCGCGCGGGGGTCAAGGATTCGGGCAAGCTCATCCCCGGCCACGGCGGGCTGTTCGACCGCGTCGACGGCGTGCTGCCGGTCGCGCTGCTGCTCGGCGCGCTGGCGTTTGTCGGCCAGATCGCCGTGCGGGCGGCGGGCTGA
- the uppS gene encoding polyprenyl diphosphate synthase has translation MTIANHGARHVAIIMDGNGRWAKKRLLPRVAGHKAGVEAVRTIVRAAGDLGIEAMTLYAFSSENWKRPEEEVSDLMGLMKRFILSDLDEFAANDVKLKVIGNWRALAPDVVKLIDNALERTSGNKRTTLAVALNYGAQDELVRAATAAAAAGPITEETIAAHLDTADMPPLDLLIRTSGEVRLSNFLLWQSAYAELYFTDTLWPDFKPADLKAALDQFARRDRRYGGL, from the coding sequence ATGACGATAGCTAACCACGGCGCGCGCCATGTCGCCATCATCATGGACGGCAATGGCCGCTGGGCCAAAAAACGCCTGCTGCCGCGCGTCGCCGGCCACAAGGCCGGAGTCGAGGCCGTGCGGACGATCGTGCGCGCGGCGGGCGATCTCGGCATCGAGGCGATGACGCTCTACGCCTTTTCGTCCGAGAACTGGAAGCGGCCCGAGGAAGAGGTCAGCGACCTGATGGGGCTGATGAAACGCTTCATCCTGTCCGACCTCGACGAGTTCGCCGCGAACGATGTGAAGCTGAAGGTCATCGGCAACTGGCGCGCGCTGGCGCCCGACGTCGTCAAGCTCATCGACAATGCGCTCGAACGCACGTCGGGCAACAAGCGCACGACGCTTGCGGTCGCGCTCAACTATGGCGCGCAGGACGAGCTGGTCCGCGCCGCCACCGCCGCCGCTGCCGCGGGCCCGATTACCGAGGAAACGATCGCCGCGCATCTCGACACCGCCGACATGCCGCCGCTCGACCTGCTCATCCGCACCTCGGGCGAGGTGCGGCTGTCGAATTTCCTGCTGTGGCAGTCGGCCTATGCCGAACTCTATTTCACCGATACGCTGTGGCCCGATTTCAAGCCGGCCGACCTCAAGGCGGCGCTCGACCAATTTGCACGGCGCGACCGCCGTTACGGGGGACTTTAG
- the frr gene encoding ribosome recycling factor, whose product MAKYDKADLERRMHGAVEALKSDLSGLRTGRAHTALLDPVTVEVYGSQMPLNQVASVSAPEPRMLSVQVWDKSNVGPVDKAIRSAGLGLNPIVDGQMLRLPIPEMTQERRKELSKLAGKYAEAARIAVRNVRRDGMDNLKADENKKEISEDERKRHETEVQKLTDATIAELDAAAAAKEKEILG is encoded by the coding sequence ATGGCGAAATATGACAAGGCCGACCTCGAACGCCGCATGCACGGCGCGGTCGAAGCATTGAAGAGCGACCTTTCGGGCCTGCGGACCGGCCGCGCGCACACGGCGCTGCTCGATCCGGTGACGGTCGAGGTTTATGGCAGCCAGATGCCGCTGAACCAGGTCGCCTCGGTCAGCGCGCCCGAACCGCGCATGCTGTCGGTGCAGGTATGGGACAAGTCGAATGTCGGCCCGGTCGACAAGGCGATCCGCTCGGCGGGCCTCGGCCTCAATCCGATCGTCGACGGCCAGATGCTGCGCTTGCCGATCCCCGAAATGACGCAGGAGCGCCGCAAGGAGCTGTCGAAGCTTGCCGGCAAATATGCCGAGGCAGCCCGCATCGCGGTCCGCAACGTCCGCCGCGACGGCATGGACAATCTGAAGGCCGACGAGAATAAGAAGGAAATCAGCGAGGACGAGCGCAAGCGCCACGAAACCGAGGTGCAAAAGCTGACCGACGCGACGATCGCCGAACTCGACGCCGCCGCGGCCGCCAAGGAAAAGGAAATCCTGGGCTAG
- the pyrH gene encoding UMP kinase has protein sequence MALPGMKRILLKLSGEALMGSSPFGIDPETVASMAAEVKEAKERGLEICLVIGGGNIFRGMAGAAKGMDRAQADYMGMLATVMNALAMQNALEQLGVETRVQSAIEMDKVCEPVIRRRAERHMEKGRVVIFAAGVGAPYFTTDSGAALRAAEMKCDALLKGTSVDGVYNADPKKDLNAVRYDRLSYDRVLADNLKVMDASAVALCRDNHIPIVVFNIREPGNLARVLAGEGVSTVVSDAAA, from the coding sequence ATGGCTCTGCCCGGCATGAAACGTATCTTGCTGAAACTGTCGGGAGAGGCGCTGATGGGCTCCAGTCCCTTTGGCATCGACCCCGAAACCGTCGCCAGCATGGCGGCCGAGGTCAAGGAAGCCAAGGAGCGCGGGCTCGAAATCTGCCTCGTCATCGGCGGCGGCAACATCTTTCGCGGCATGGCGGGCGCCGCGAAGGGCATGGACCGCGCGCAGGCCGACTATATGGGCATGCTTGCCACCGTGATGAACGCACTCGCCATGCAGAATGCGCTCGAGCAATTGGGCGTCGAAACGCGCGTCCAGTCGGCGATCGAAATGGACAAGGTGTGCGAGCCGGTGATCCGCCGCCGCGCCGAACGCCATATGGAAAAGGGCCGCGTCGTGATTTTCGCCGCGGGCGTCGGCGCTCCCTATTTCACGACTGACAGCGGCGCCGCGCTCCGCGCCGCCGAGATGAAGTGCGACGCGCTGCTGAAAGGCACCAGCGTCGACGGCGTCTATAACGCCGATCCCAAGAAGGACCTAAACGCGGTCCGCTACGATAGGCTGAGCTATGACCGCGTGCTCGCCGACAATCTGAAGGTGATGGACGCGAGCGCGGTGGCGCTGTGCCGCGACAACCATATTCCGATCGTCGTGTTCAACATCCGCGAACCCGGCAATCTGGCGCGCGTGCTGGCGGGCGAGGGCGTTTCGACCGTCGTTTCCGACGCCGCGGCCTGA
- the tsf gene encoding translation elongation factor Ts has translation MAEITAALVKELRDRTGAGMMDCKKALAENNGDIEASIDWLRTKGLAAAAKKAGRVAAEGLVGVATDGTRGAMVEVNSETDFVGKNEQFQEFVRDVTQVALAGSISDIEALGAAAYPGGGTVAEKLTSNIATIGENQSLRRSVIVSVNSGVVTGYVHNAAAPGMGKIGVLVALESTAGADVLEPLGKQLAMHVAAANPLALNGDDLDADLVARERAIAEEKAAQSGKPADIVSKMVDGSIAKFRKENALLSQLFVMDGKTPVAEVVAAAGKDVGAAITLKGFVRFQLGEGIEKEESDFAAEVAAVAGV, from the coding sequence ATGGCTGAAATTACGGCCGCTCTCGTCAAGGAACTGCGCGACCGCACCGGCGCAGGCATGATGGACTGCAAAAAGGCGCTCGCCGAAAACAACGGCGACATCGAAGCGTCGATCGACTGGCTGCGCACCAAGGGCCTTGCCGCCGCCGCCAAGAAGGCCGGCCGCGTCGCCGCCGAAGGCCTTGTCGGCGTCGCCACCGACGGCACGCGCGGCGCGATGGTTGAAGTGAACAGCGAAACCGACTTCGTCGGCAAGAATGAGCAGTTCCAGGAATTCGTCCGCGACGTGACGCAGGTCGCGCTCGCCGGCAGCATCTCGGACATTGAAGCGCTCGGCGCGGCTGCCTATCCGGGCGGCGGCACCGTTGCCGAAAAGCTGACCAGCAACATCGCGACGATCGGTGAAAACCAGTCGCTGCGCCGCAGCGTTATCGTTTCGGTGAACTCGGGTGTCGTCACGGGCTATGTCCACAACGCCGCCGCGCCCGGAATGGGCAAGATCGGCGTGCTCGTCGCGCTCGAATCGACCGCCGGTGCCGACGTTCTCGAACCGCTCGGCAAGCAGCTGGCGATGCACGTCGCCGCCGCGAACCCGCTCGCGCTGAACGGCGACGATCTCGACGCCGACCTCGTCGCCCGCGAACGCGCGATCGCCGAAGAAAAGGCCGCCCAGTCGGGCAAGCCCGCCGACATCGTTTCGAAGATGGTCGATGGTTCGATCGCGAAGTTCCGCAAGGAAAACGCCCTGCTGTCGCAGCTCTTCGTGATGGACGGCAAGACCCCGGTCGCCGAAGTCGTCGCCGCAGCCGGCAAGGATGTCGGCGCAGCGATCACGCTCAAGGGCTTCGTGCGCTTCCAGCTCGGTGAAGGCATCGAAAAGGAAGAAAGCGATTTCGCGGCGGAAGTCGCGGCGGTCGCTGGCGTCTGA